One region of Drosophila kikkawai strain 14028-0561.14 chromosome 2R, DkikHiC1v2, whole genome shotgun sequence genomic DNA includes:
- the LOC108076194 gene encoding dolichyl-diphosphooligosaccharide--protein glycosyltransferase subunit 4: MITDVQLAIFSNVLGVFLFLLVVAYHYINANTGKPISKAK; encoded by the exons ATGATTACCGACGTGCAATTGGCCATTTTCTCCAACGTCCTGGGCGtgttcctgttcctgctgGTGGTTGCCTACCACTACATTAATGCCAATACGGGAAA gCCAATCTCCAAGGCAAAATGA
- the wun gene encoding putative phosphatidate phosphatase isoform X1 codes for MSNESSSASETTPLRRPETQATDNVAHRQTTVTVINNTNNNNNYGDSTVAVRLQGGDGLVVQQQQEQEQLPQPPTDMDTNKRILCRVGLDILILLCVGFPILIFFLLGDPYKRGFFCDDESLKHPFHDSTVRNWMLYFIGVVIPVGVIVIVEVIIAQSKARRNNGNSSGRRYVFMNYDLPEWLIECYKKVGIYAFGAVVSQLTTDIAKYSIGRLRPHFMAVCQPVMPDGSTCDDPVNAGKYIQEFTCKGVGSSARMLREMRLSFPSGHSSFTFFAMVYMALYLQARMTWKGSKLLRHFLQFLFIMVAWYTALSRVSDYKHHWSDVLAGSLIGSTCALVVVNFVSDLFQKPSTKSYLPRTAQDMNATQGPTPPNQGIRVTTN; via the exons ATGAGTAACGAATCTTCATCAGCAAGTGAAACAACACCGCTGCGGCGGCCCGAGACTCAAGCGACCGACAACGTGGCCCACAGACAGACAACGGTGACGGTTATTAACAATaccaataataacaataactaCGGAGATAGTACAGTGGCGGTGCGTTTGCAAGGCGGAGACGGCTTAGTAGtacagcagcaacaagagcaggagcagctgccaCAACCACCTACAGACATGGACACCAACAAGCGAATTCTCTGCCGCGTTGGCCTggatatattaatattactgTGCG TTGGTTTCCCCATACTAATATTCTTTTTGCTGGGCGATCCCTACAAAAGGGGCTTCTTCTGCGATGACGAGTCACTGAAGCATCCATTCCATGACTCCACCGTACGGAATTGGATGCTATACTTCATTGGAGTGGTGATACCAGTTGGCGTG ATAGTCATCGTGGAGGTCATAATTGCCCAGAGCAAGGCCAGGCGTAATAATGGCAACTCCAGCGGGCGTAGGTATGTCTTTATGAACTACGATCTACCCGAGTGGCTCATCGAATGCTACAAGAAGGTGGGAATCTATGCCTTTGGAGCTGTGGTCAGTCAACTGACTACGGATATAGCCAAGTATTCCATTGGCCGGCTGCGTCCTCATTTTATGGCG GTGTGCCAGCCCGTGATGCCCGATGGCTCCACCTGCGACGATCCCGTGAATGCGGGCAAATACATTCAGGAGTTTACGTGCAAGGGTGTCGGCTCCTCGGCTCGCATGCTCAGAGAGATGCGACTCTCCTTCCCCAGCGGCCACTCTAGCTTTACCTTCTTTGCCATGGTCTATATGGCG TTGTACCTGCAGGCACGCATGACGTGGAAGggctccaagctgctgcgtCACTTCCTACAGTTCCTCTTCATCATGGTGGCCTGGTATACGGCTTTGAGTCGAGTCTCAGACTACAAGCATCATTGGTCCGATGTGCTGGCGGGATCACTGATTGGCTCCACGTGCGCCTTGGTTGTG GTCAACTTTGTCTCCGACTTGTTTCAAAAACCCAGCACGAAATCCTATTTGCCGCGTACAGCGCAAGACATGAATGCAACCCAAGGGCCAACGCCGCCGAATCAGGGTATCCGTGTTACCACAAACTAA
- the wun gene encoding putative phosphatidate phosphatase isoform X2: MSNESSSASETTPLRRPETQATDNVAHRQTTVTVINNTNNNNNYGDSTVAVRLQGGDGLVVQQQQEQEQLPQPPTDMDTNKRILCRVGLDILILLCVGFPILIFFLLGDPYKRGFFCDDESLKHPFHDSTVRNWMLYFIGVVIPVGVIVIVEVIIAQSKARRNNGNSSGRRYVFMNYDLPEWLIECYKKVGIYAFGAVVSQLTTDIAKYSIGRLRPHFMAVCQPVMPDGSTCDDPVNAGKYIQEFTCKGVGSSARMLREMRLSFPSGHSSFTFFAMVYMALYLQARMTWKGSKLLRHFLQFLFIMVAWYTALSRVSDYKHHWSDVLAGSLIGSTCALVVSYCLPQSWFNFQTVWPAAKGKAE; this comes from the exons ATGAGTAACGAATCTTCATCAGCAAGTGAAACAACACCGCTGCGGCGGCCCGAGACTCAAGCGACCGACAACGTGGCCCACAGACAGACAACGGTGACGGTTATTAACAATaccaataataacaataactaCGGAGATAGTACAGTGGCGGTGCGTTTGCAAGGCGGAGACGGCTTAGTAGtacagcagcaacaagagcaggagcagctgccaCAACCACCTACAGACATGGACACCAACAAGCGAATTCTCTGCCGCGTTGGCCTggatatattaatattactgTGCG TTGGTTTCCCCATACTAATATTCTTTTTGCTGGGCGATCCCTACAAAAGGGGCTTCTTCTGCGATGACGAGTCACTGAAGCATCCATTCCATGACTCCACCGTACGGAATTGGATGCTATACTTCATTGGAGTGGTGATACCAGTTGGCGTG ATAGTCATCGTGGAGGTCATAATTGCCCAGAGCAAGGCCAGGCGTAATAATGGCAACTCCAGCGGGCGTAGGTATGTCTTTATGAACTACGATCTACCCGAGTGGCTCATCGAATGCTACAAGAAGGTGGGAATCTATGCCTTTGGAGCTGTGGTCAGTCAACTGACTACGGATATAGCCAAGTATTCCATTGGCCGGCTGCGTCCTCATTTTATGGCG GTGTGCCAGCCCGTGATGCCCGATGGCTCCACCTGCGACGATCCCGTGAATGCGGGCAAATACATTCAGGAGTTTACGTGCAAGGGTGTCGGCTCCTCGGCTCGCATGCTCAGAGAGATGCGACTCTCCTTCCCCAGCGGCCACTCTAGCTTTACCTTCTTTGCCATGGTCTATATGGCG TTGTACCTGCAGGCACGCATGACGTGGAAGggctccaagctgctgcgtCACTTCCTACAGTTCCTCTTCATCATGGTGGCCTGGTATACGGCTTTGAGTCGAGTCTCAGACTACAAGCATCATTGGTCCGATGTGCTGGCGGGATCACTGATTGGCTCCACGTGCGCCTTGGTTGTG agctACTGTCTGCCCCAGAGTTGGTTCAATTTTCAGACAGTTTGGCCCGCCGCCAAAGGCAAGGCGGAGTGA